ACGTCTGGTGCAGTTGCAAGCATCATGTCCTTGCACGGTTGTTTAGCCAAGCGAAGATTTCATTGACGCGATGTTGCTCAAGAGCTCGAATAGAGGATACATAGACAACAGTTCCGTTCTTTAATTGTAGTTGTAGACATTGTATGAaatgttgaataaaacatcTAATTCATGATTAAAAATTTGATAGCTTTATACAGTTGGAACACCTATTGGAAAACCATATGGCAATGAAGTGATATTTAGAAATATTCAATACTTCGAtggaaattaaagaaaaatcaaataaatttaaatgtcttaaggtgtgaaataaaaaaaaatatcgctttaaaatttcaaaatatttaacgGACACTCGGAAGCGTTACATGCATAACGGACGCAGCCAATTCCGTACGCAGCCATCACATCGGTGAGCGTTACGGCAAATGCACAATGGTcgatgtaaattaaaaataacgcCAAAATAACATTTTCGTTAATTTTGGCACGTGTTTTACTCtgaattattgtaaaattaaacatgCATACCAGTTATAACCTCTTGTAATACAATCAACGTTTCGGAAATAACACGTTTTAATGAAttctatattattttatgctttcgtttcgtttgtaaaAGCATATgaatttcaacaaaaatattctCTTGACTCTTTTCTGCCTCATAATTATATATCGCCACGTTCTTGCCTGCTCATGgaattctttctttcttgaaTTTTGCGTATCATATAAATAACGCCACCAGGCAAAGACACTACAACTAACTCTGGGGAGACATTCTATACAACTGATGAATATAAATAACagaatagaaataaaattgcaTTCTGAAATCCCCAGAAAGGTGATATAACTACAGTGTTAACAgaataaacataacaaacattgtccaatttcaattttatttttgtagtttCTCAAGGTAAACAGTAATGAAGCCTAAACCCAATAGCTATTCGTatcgaaattcaatttcacttGTTGCTTTAGAAGCATTTCCGTCTTCTTTATACGTTTTGCCCGTTCATAAAAAAACCCGTAAAACACATTTGccaaatataaaaatttacaaaaataacgCACATGGTTAGCTGTGTGCCAGCTGGCATGTATCAATGCGCTAGAGCACTGGGATGAAAGGCGATTGAAAGCGTTGCAATTTAATGCAGTGTTAATGGAGTTTCAGCAACATCACTTCGACATAACTGCATTATGGTGTATAAGTCAGATCTATTCTACGGACATAAATGTTGGCCTTGGTATTGATTGTCGACGGACCGCGACACTAAATCTTTCAGAGCTTGTTGTAAACTTTCCGATTGTAGAAACTATGGACGAGAGCGAAGGCGCACGATGGAGAATAAAGTGAAGTCTGTGGATACAATCATCCAATAATGTTACGAATAGACGTAAATACAATCTGCTTACAATCTACCATGGTGTATAACTTTGCTAAGACACGGCGTTTTCCGAGGCAAATATATAGCAGGTAGGTAAGGTTAGTGTTACTCCACTCGGCAGGGTAATTATGGGTTCAACAGTACAAGAAGCTCCTTGAGTATATAATGTTTAGAATTACGTTTAAAAACTAACAATATCATTGAATTCACTGTAACACGCAGCGGGCATGAGAAAGAATTAGAGAGACCAACGATGGGTGACATTGTGTTGTGAAACAGGGAGGTTCGGGACCCTACCAGATATCTAGCTAACAGGTGACATTTAAATGCGGATTCTTGCAGATGCGCTTGATCTTTAACGATCGTAAATATTGATGGATTCAGTTTCATAATAGCTATGAGACATGTGAGATGTATTCGAGTATTTCAAACCCAATGGAGGTTAAATCCGGTACAAAAGCTAGCTAATTGCTGTTACAGTCTGACAAATCACATATTAAAAGCGTTTCTGTAAGAGAAAAAGTTCTAAAGTGTTGGATGAAGATTGTCCGAATTTTAATTGATCTCAATTCGATTTCAAAAAACTTATTTTCAAGGACTTATCCATTTAAAATCGGAAATCAACACCCATCTGTATCTGCATCATTCGCGAACTTGTATAAATGTTCCGTTTGGAAACGTGTCATGATTGAGAGAGCATTTTTAACCTTTGCCAAATTAATACCTAATGGGGAAGCTCTTGTTTATCTTGAAACGCTAAACCGGTTCTGTACTTCTATGAAGCATGGGAAgattcgagttttttttactgagaTTCCTGTAATACTCGATCACTTATCGTACAATTATAATATTGTGTTTTGCTCCCAAGCAGTTGATCAAAGGCTCAAATTTTCTCCTCAAAATGCCTTATGTACTTGACGTTATGAAAATATGTTAaccattgttgtttttgtttcccaattCCCGTCCTCCGATCTTCGTGACTAGAAATAAGGGAAGAAGATGAAAGTTTGTTCTAAACAGACCGCCTAAAAGCCTACGATCTGACGGAAGCTTTCCGACACGATCAAAGCTCCAAGCGCCGTTAGTAGCGATACCGTCTTCATGCTAGCGCCGCTCGTAGTTTTCAGCTGTGATGCAACGGCTGGTGTAACCGGTTCCGGCTGGGATGCAACTGGGGCGACTACAGGAGTAACAGGTTGTTCGCCATCGTTCGGTGCCAGCGACAGTGAAGGATGGTTCGGGTCCGGAATAAACTGTCCGTCGGTTTCGTACCGACCCGGAGTAAACATCTGCGTCAATGGATCGTACAGGCCGGACTGGAAGATGCTCGTGTCTGGGATGTATCGTCCTGGCGTGAAGATTCCCGTTGCCGGATCATACTCACCCGGGGGCACATACTGCCCGGTGGCCGGATAATACTGACCAGGTGGTGGAATATATTGCTTAGCGTTGGGATTCACAGTGGTCGTTTCGACAGGTGCCATTTCAACCGGTGCCTGCGCTAGTGGAGTCATCGATTCGGTTCCGTTTACTGTTGGCTGTTGCTGTTCTGCTTCGGTCGTAGTGGCGTTTTGATTTAGAATAACCGGAGCATCGGGGACACCGGGTGATGCTGGCGGTGATGGTGTTGAAGCCTGCGCATTGGCGTCGTCAGTCGTGTTGGGCATTGGAGCGAGTGGTACGGATGCTTGACCATCGGGGCCAGCGGATGCTGGTTGAACTGGAGGTACTCCAGCTACTGGTAGGATTGCAGGTaccgctgctggtgctgctgctgctggagctggaGCCAAAGGAGCAGGAGCTGCAGCTGCAGCGACAGGAACCGGAGAGGCAGCTGCCGAAACGACTCCTTCCGATGCAGCAGGGGCAGCAGCAGGGGCCGCTGGTATATTATTAATGATCGTTACACTACCTCTCTCATGGTACCGTCCACGATCCTCTGGGCGAAGCGCATTGTAAAGCGCGGAACCAGCCGCTCCTGCCAACAAACCCGTTCCAACACCAGCTGCAATGCCACCGACACCAATACCGGAGCTTTGTGGTTTGTACGCACCGGCCGGAATGGCCGCAATAGGGAACGATGGCGCGGGGGCATAATTTACCGGAGGTGCATAACCACCACCCTGGAAGGTACCATGCGGTGCACTGAATCCACCCGCCGGAGGATGATAACCACCACCTCCGAAACCTCCCATCGGTTGTCCATATCCTCCCATCGGTTGCCCAAATCCTCCCGGTTGTCCAAAACCACCCACTGCTCCTGGCTGACCGTACGCTGGTTGACCAAAGGTTCCCGGCTGTCCGAAGCCTGGCTGACCCGGTGCCCTAAAGCCTTGATTTCCCGGAGTATACATCGGTGGCGCTTCGTTGAAGCGCGAATTCAAGTTCGGATTGTTAGCGGCCGAATACGGTGGTGGCGGTCCCTGCGAgtacggtggcggtggagCTCCTGCGTGCGTCTGGTGCGTGTTGTGTGTAGCCTGTACCGGATAGAGAGGCTTCGGAGCGCTCGACTGTACCGGAGCAACCTGCTGTACGGGATATGGAGGTTTCACAGCACCCTGCTGAACCGGATACGGAGGCTTCGCCACACTCGACTGTACCGGGTACGGCGGTGGCTTGTTAACCGCTGGCTGTGCCACGGAACCCGCGGGCTTTGCCTGACTGTTTACATTCCATCCAATATTGCGCGTGTTCGACGGTTCAACCGGAGCCGACGGTTTCGGCGCTGGTTTCGCTTGGTAGTTACTGTAGCTCAAGCTACCCGGATTGCTATAGCTGGACGAGGACGAAGACGAGGTGCTTGGTTTCGAAACACGActcgacgacgatgacgaagaGGATGAAGTTTTGCTGCGACTTTTAAACTTCAACGCATCGGTCACCGGCAGCAAGGTGGAAACGGCCAACAGCGTACAGAAGGCAATCGCCTTTAGCTGCCTATTTTCGTAACATCCACTACGCACCATCCTCAGATGCACTTTCTCCTTCACGCGCGTACTTTGCATACTGTCCATACACACCCGCGTCTAGAAGGTTTGACCTTCACTGTCGGGTTTCTGCGTTGCgatatttgggaaaaaaaacctgctaTCTCAGAATTTTAATGATCcactaacgcacacacacccgaaaTCAACACTTCATGAACTATTTGGCACCAGTTGTCTGTCGTTTTTCCACCGAATTGTTCGCTTTCCACTGCGAGCAAAAATTCCACTGCACGCTTCGTCCGACTtcacgaaacaaataaaactcaaGTGTTTCGCTCTGTGTGAAATCGATTACCGTCCGTAGAAGTGTGCGTGCAAGATTCCATTAGCGGTGGGTTGTGTGCGTGAGCTAGTTTATATACAGCTACCGACGCGGCTTTTGCGGAATGGATAACAGTACGGAAACAGAGTGAGAAGTGTTGAAAATCTAGAGAAACATGTAGctttttgagattttttcattgtgaaataagtaaataagaaACAATCCAGATAAATTGTGAGACTCAAAGCACTATAGCCACAATGAATCTAATTATATTCCTGGTTTCATGAACACTTGTGTACCACACTGTAGCTCGCGAATTCCTCTACAGTAGAGTCTCGGACAGTTGATGACTTGTAATTAAAACTATATTACTGACAAAATGTAGTCTAGATGAATGAAATCGTTGCACGAACTCATTGGTTTGCTCATTATTCACTGCCAAAGAATCGAcatgtgtaaataaaataatgaaatacgAGATTAATCAGATTCCTTAATATGGCCGGAATCAAGTTTCGCAAAATTattgagaaaaataaaacaaaacattgaaataaacacattttataAGCGTGCAAtttcatctaattagtgatcTTTGGCTATTTTCGATGCCGGAGCCTTCACTGTGATGTCTGAAGGACGAACGTGATCCGTTTACGGGAGGGGATTCCTAGCTCGAACGATCGATAACCTCCCCGCCCGGAAGACGTGTTTACGCTGAAGGTAACTTcgtgaaaacatttccatatTCGTAATGTGTTTAGGTGGTCGCCCAGTATGTACCGGTAATGTAATGGAACCGCGATCGCGTTCGCTGAAGCCCGCATACACCTAGTACCATTGTCCCAGAAGCACGTAACTATGACGTCAGAGATACatgacggtttttttgttttgttatttctggCATGATTCATAGCCAAGCGAATGATTCAAAGAGTGTAACCGAACGGCACAGTACTGCCCTTGTTCCACGAATATAGATGAAGCTTTGTGACGTAAAAATGGGGTTCAATAACGATCAATTTGCTAAGCTGCACGGAGCAGCGCGTGAAGTAACTTTGTTTGTACTAGGAAAGATCATCCTAGTTGTAGGAGTGTGATAACCAGTGCACCATCCTTGAACGCGTTGCAAAAAAGTTGTCACTCTCTCATCAGAATGTTTACATGGCAATGTCGGCGTTGGACAATAGAAACGCATCCCAATGATGCTTTTTTCCTGCTCAATTCGTCATCTTTCAACCGAACACTACCAGCGAAGTAAAGGTGAGTTACAATCTAGAACTAGATCTATTTCACAATATGCCGAAAGCTTACTAAGTATTATCGACGTCACTGATGAAATTTTCTCGGCTTTGTTGagcttttcttatttttagCCACCTATGGCTTTACGACGCTAGACAGCGAGGGGTTGATTGAACGTTCCATACCACCCAGGGTCCGTAGAGTCGATACGGGTTGTAATTTACCCCAATTTCAACATTGACCCCACGCAGGATTGGTCTATCGCGAATCGGAAACGACGGTAACACACGCACATAGTGTCGTGAAATGTCCGCCAGTAAAACACACCCAAGAAAATTCGATCCAATTTCAAGAGTAATCGCTTTGTTGCGTGTCATTGTGGTGGCTACCGGTGGTTTATGATCCAAGTAGCTATTGCCCCCTGAACGCAGAAGCGATGGTTGGTTAGAACCGTTTCAAAACGCCACGTGTTGGCACGTGTTTCGCGCCAAACACAGCGCACGTTTCGCGAGCAAACTTTGAGTCATTAGCATTCGCTCACCTTTCTCAACCGACGAGCAATCAATCAAAAGAATTTACTTTCCTATTGCTATATGAATGATCGTATCGCGTAAAGATTTGCCGATTGTTCTCGTGGAAAATTGGAACCTTGCGAGACCGTTGGCCGTGATGCGGTTGATGTActtttttgaaataattatattGTTGGTAATAATGTTTCTTAACGTGATAACACATTACATGGCCACTGGTAAATATGCgggttaa
This Anopheles marshallii chromosome 3, idAnoMarsDA_429_01, whole genome shotgun sequence DNA region includes the following protein-coding sequences:
- the LOC128714245 gene encoding nascent polypeptide-associated complex subunit alpha, muscle-specific form-like, encoding MQSTRVKEKVHLRMVRSGCYENRQLKAIAFCTLLAVSTLLPVTDALKFKSRSKTSSSSSSSSSRVSKPSTSSSSSSSYSNPGSLSYSNYQAKPAPKPSAPVEPSNTRNIGWNVNSQAKPAGSVAQPAVNKPPPYPVQSSVAKPPYPVQQGAVKPPYPVQQVAPVQSSAPKPLYPVQATHNTHQTHAGAPPPPYSQGPPPPYSAANNPNLNSRFNEAPPMYTPGNQGFRAPGQPGFGQPGTFGQPAYGQPGAVGGFGQPGGFGQPMGGYGQPMGGFGGGGYHPPAGGFSAPHGTFQGGGYAPPVNYAPAPSFPIAAIPAGAYKPQSSGIGVGGIAAGVGTGLLAGAAGSALYNALRPEDRGRYHERGSVTIINNIPAAPAAAPAASEGVVSAAASPVPVAAAAAPAPLAPAPAAAAPAAVPAILPVAGVPPVQPASAGPDGQASVPLAPMPNTTDDANAQASTPSPPASPGVPDAPVILNQNATTTEAEQQQPTVNGTESMTPLAQAPVEMAPVETTTVNPNAKQYIPPPGQYYPATGQYVPPGEYDPATGIFTPGRYIPDTSIFQSGLYDPLTQMFTPGRYETDGQFIPDPNHPSLSLAPNDGEQPVTPVVAPVASQPEPVTPAVASQLKTTSGASMKTVSLLTALGALIVSESFRQIVGF